The DNA segment AACGACGAAGGAGAGGACGGATACTGTGAAGGTACAGGACCTGAAGCCAGCACCCGGGAGCAAGAGGAAGCGCAGGCGCGTGGGACGCGGCCCGGGCTCGGGCCTGGGGAAAACCGCGGGCCGCGGGCACAAGGGCCAGAAATCCCGCTCCGGGGGCGGCGTGAAGCCCGGGTTCGAGGGCGGACAGATGCCCCTTCAGAGGCGCCTGCCCAAGCGCGGGTTCACCAACATCTTCCGGAAACGGTACGCCATACTGAACATTAAGGACATCGAGGGCCTCGGCCTGGAGACCGTCACCCCCGAGGAGCTGCTGGCCGGCGGGGTGCTCGGCTCCCTCAAGGACGGCCTGAAGGTCCTGGGCACGGGAGAGCTCACCCGTCCGGTCACGGTGCGGGCCCACGCCTTCAGCGAATCGGCCGCCAGGAAGATCCGGAGCGCCGGGGGGACGGCCGAGGTTATCTGATTTGGGGGCCTTCTCAAGTTTTCAGAACATATTCAAGATCGCCGAGCTGAAAAGCAGGGTCATTCTGACCTTCGCCCTCCTGGCGGTCTATCGCGTGGGGTGCCACATCCCCACCCCCGGGGTCAACGGCGAGGAGCTGAGCAAGTTCCTGACCGAGCGGGGCGGGGCCCTGATGGGCTTTTTCGACCTGTTCAGCGGCGGGGCCCTCTCCCGGGTCACCATATTCGCCCTGGGCATCATGCCCTATATCAGTGCCTCCATCATCTTTCAGCTGCTGACCGTGGTCGTCCCCTCCATCGGAAAGCTCGCCAAGGAGGGGGAGGCCGGCAGGAAGAAGATAACCAAGTACACCCGCTTCGCCACCGTGGGCATAAGCATCATCCAGTCGGGCTTCATCGCCGTGGGCCTGGAGGGCATGGCCGAGGGGGCGTTCATCTCCCATCCCGGGTGGAGCTTCCGGCTCATGACCATGCTCACGCTGACCTCGGGGACGGCCTTCATCATGTGGCTCGGGGAGCAGATCACCGAGCGGGGCATCGGAAACGGCATCTCCCTCATCATTTTCGCCGGCATCGTGGCCCGCTTTCCGGCGGCGGTCATCAGCACGGTCAACCTGGTGCAGGCCAACGAGCTGAGCATCTTCTTCATGGTCTTCCTGATTGCCATGATGGTCGCCGTGGTGGGGTTCATCATCTTCATCGAGCGGGGGCAGAGGAAGATCCCCGTCCAATACGCCAAGCGCGTGGTGGGGCGCAAGGTCTACGGGGGGCAGTCCACGCACCTGCCGCTGAAGATAAACACCTCGGGGGTCATCCCCCCCATCTTCGCCTCCTCCATCATCATGTTCCCGGCCACGTTGGCGGGCTTCATAAACATCCCCTGGGTGCAGAGTCTCTCGCGGCAGCTGGCGCCGGGCACCTGGATGTACACCACGCTTTACGTGGGCATGATATTCTTCTTCGCCTACTTCTACACGGCGGTGGTCTTCAACCCCGTGGACGTGGCCGACAACCTGAAGAAATACGGCGGATACATCCCGGGCATACGTCCGGGGCAGAAGACCTCGGAATACCTCTACCGGGTGCTGACCCGGCTGACCTTCGTGGGAGGGATATACCTGGCGGCGGTCTGCATCCTGCCGGCGTTCCTGATACGGCGGTTCAACGTGCCCTTTTACTTCGGAGGGACCTCGCTTCTCATCGTGGTGGGGGTGGCCCTGGATACGGTCTCGCAAGTCGAGTCTCACCTGGTGACCCGCTCCTACGAAGGGTTCCTGACGAAGGGGAGGGTCAGGGGCCGGCGGGGCTGACGGGGCCGGGCCCCGGGAGCGCGCGCCGGTGATTATCATCAAGAGCGAGGAGGAGGTCCGCAAGGTGGCCAGGGCCTGCCGCATTGTCGCGCGCACCCTGGCGGAACTCGGGGAGATGGTGGCCCCGGGGGTGCGCACCGAGGAGCTCGCGCGCCGGGCCGAGGAGAGCATCGGAAGCCAGGGCGGGGTGCCCGCCTTCAAGGGCTACCGGGGCTATCCGGCCAGCATCTGCACCTCCGTCAACGAGCAGGTGGTGCACGGCATCCCCTCCGGCAGAAGGCTTGAGGAGGGCGACATCCTGAGCATCGACCTGGGCGTGCTCATGGAGGGCTTCTACGGCGACGCGGCCGTCACCCTGCCGGTGGGCGAGATAAGCCCCGAGGCCGCGAGGCTCCTGGCGGTCACGGAGGAGGCCCTGTACCTGGGGCTTCGGGCGGTCCGGGCGGGGGCCAGGGTCTCGGACATCGGAAGCGCGGTGCAGCGCCACGTGGAGTCCCACGGCTACTCGGTGGTGCGCACGTTCGTCGGGCACGGCATCGGCAAGAGCCTGCACGAGGAGCCCCAGATACCGAACTACGGCGCCCCCGGAAGGGGACCCCGGCTCAGGGAGGGGATGACCCTGGCCATCGAGCCGATGGTCACCATGGGCGGCCCGGACGTGGCCATCCTCAGGGACGGATGGACCGCGGTGACCGCCGACGGAAGCCTCGCGGCGCATTTCGAGCACACGGTGGCCGTGACCGACGGGGAGCCTTTGATCTTGACGCGAAGTGAGTGAAAAGGCTAGAATACCAGTTTACGGGGCGATGGCGAAAGAGGATTCCATAGAGGTCATGGGGACGGTTGTGGAAACCCTGCCCAATGCCATGTTCAGGGTGGAGCTGGAGAGCGGCCAGACCATCCTGGCTTACATATCCGGGAAAATGCGTATGCACTTCATCAAGATACTTCCCGGGGACAAGGTGCTCGTGGAGCTTTCTCCGTACGACCTGTCCAAGGGCCGCATAACGTACCGGTATAAATAAAGGAGCCAGAAAATGAAGGTGCGCGCGTCAGTCAAGCCGGTCTGTGCCAAGTGCAAGATCATCCGGCGCAAGGGAGTGGTGAGGGTCATCTGCGAGAACCCGCGCCACAAGCAGAAACAGGGATAGGAGCGGAGCATGGCGAGAATAGCGGGAGTGGACCTGCCCAAGAACGAGCGGGTCGAGATAGGCCTCACGCGGATATACGGCATCGGCCGGACGGCCTCGCGCAGCATCCTGAGGACCACCGGCACCGACCCGAACATCAGGGTGAAGAACCTCAGCGACGACCAGATCGTCAAGATCCGCAACCTCATCGACAGGGAGTACAAGGTGGAGGGCGACCTCAGGCGGGAGGTGACGGGCAACATAAAGCGCCTCATGGACATCGGCTGCTACCGGGGCCTGCGCCACAGGGGCAACCTGCCGGTGCGCGGGCAGAAGACCAAGACCAACGCACGGACGCGCAAGGGGCCCAAGAAGCTGGTGGCCGGCAAGAGGAAGGGGTAAGATGGCACAGAAGAAAAGGGGGGCCAAGAAAAAGGAAAAGAAGGTCGTCCCCGCCGGGGCGGCGCACATCCAGGCGACCTTCAACAACACCATCGTCACCATCACCGACCCCACCGGCGCCGCCGTGGCCTGGGCCAGCGCCGGCAGCATGGGGTTCAAGGGCTCCCGGAAGGGGACCCTCTACGCGGCCCAGGTGACGGCGGACGCCGCCGCCAAGAAGGCCGCCGACATGGGCATGCGCTCGGTGGAGGTCTACGTGAAGGGGCCGGGTGCGGGCCGCGAGAGCGCCATCCGGGCGCTTCAGGGCGCGGGGCTTGAAATCTCCGTCATCAAGGACGTCACCCCGGTGCCCCACAACGGGTGCAGGCCGCCAAAAAGGAGAAGGGTGTAAAGGCTTATGGCACGGTACAGAGGTGCTCTTTGCAGGGTATGCCGGAGAGAGCTGGAGAAGCTCTATCTCAAGGGGGACCGCTGCTACACCGACAAGTGCTCGGTGGAGCGCAGGCGCTATCCCCCCGGGCAGCACGGCCAGAGGAGGTCCAAGATATCCGACTACGGCATTCAGCTGAGGGAGAAGCAGAAGGTGCGCCACGGCTACGGGCTTCTCATGGAGAAGCAGTTCCGGCGCTACTTCGAGGAAGCCTCCCGGAAGAAGGGCGTGACGGGCGAGCTGCTCTTGCAGTTCCTCGAGCGGCGGCTGGACAACATGGTCTACCGGATGGGGTTTGCCGACAACAGGCGGCAGGCCCGGCAGCTTGTCCGCCACGGCTTCGTCACGGTCAACGGCAGGCGCGTGGACATACCGTCCTTTCTGCTCGGCGCCGGCGACACGGTCGGGATGAGCGAGAAGGGGAGGAAGATTCCCTCCGTCTCCGAGAGCATGGAGAAGGCGCAGCACCGGGGCATCCCGGGGTGGGTCGCCCTGGAGAGCGAGCAGTTCAGGGCACGGGTGGAGCGCATCCCCTCGCGCGATGAAATACCGGTCACCGCGCAGGAACAGCTC comes from the Nitrospirota bacterium genome and includes:
- the rplO gene encoding 50S ribosomal protein L15, giving the protein MKVQDLKPAPGSKRKRRRVGRGPGSGLGKTAGRGHKGQKSRSGGGVKPGFEGGQMPLQRRLPKRGFTNIFRKRYAILNIKDIEGLGLETVTPEELLAGGVLGSLKDGLKVLGTGELTRPVTVRAHAFSESAARKIRSAGGTAEVI
- the secY gene encoding preprotein translocase subunit SecY — translated: MGAFSSFQNIFKIAELKSRVILTFALLAVYRVGCHIPTPGVNGEELSKFLTERGGALMGFFDLFSGGALSRVTIFALGIMPYISASIIFQLLTVVVPSIGKLAKEGEAGRKKITKYTRFATVGISIIQSGFIAVGLEGMAEGAFISHPGWSFRLMTMLTLTSGTAFIMWLGEQITERGIGNGISLIIFAGIVARFPAAVISTVNLVQANELSIFFMVFLIAMMVAVVGFIIFIERGQRKIPVQYAKRVVGRKVYGGQSTHLPLKINTSGVIPPIFASSIIMFPATLAGFINIPWVQSLSRQLAPGTWMYTTLYVGMIFFFAYFYTAVVFNPVDVADNLKKYGGYIPGIRPGQKTSEYLYRVLTRLTFVGGIYLAAVCILPAFLIRRFNVPFYFGGTSLLIVVGVALDTVSQVESHLVTRSYEGFLTKGRVRGRRG
- the map gene encoding type I methionyl aminopeptidase; amino-acid sequence: MIIIKSEEEVRKVARACRIVARTLAELGEMVAPGVRTEELARRAEESIGSQGGVPAFKGYRGYPASICTSVNEQVVHGIPSGRRLEEGDILSIDLGVLMEGFYGDAAVTLPVGEISPEAARLLAVTEEALYLGLRAVRAGARVSDIGSAVQRHVESHGYSVVRTFVGHGIGKSLHEEPQIPNYGAPGRGPRLREGMTLAIEPMVTMGGPDVAILRDGWTAVTADGSLAAHFEHTVAVTDGEPLILTRSE
- the infA gene encoding translation initiation factor IF-1, whose translation is MAKEDSIEVMGTVVETLPNAMFRVELESGQTILAYISGKMRMHFIKILPGDKVLVELSPYDLSKGRITYRYK
- the rpmJ gene encoding 50S ribosomal protein L36; this encodes MKVRASVKPVCAKCKIIRRKGVVRVICENPRHKQKQG
- the rpsM gene encoding 30S ribosomal protein S13, with the protein product MARIAGVDLPKNERVEIGLTRIYGIGRTASRSILRTTGTDPNIRVKNLSDDQIVKIRNLIDREYKVEGDLRREVTGNIKRLMDIGCYRGLRHRGNLPVRGQKTKTNARTRKGPKKLVAGKRKG
- the rpsK gene encoding 30S ribosomal protein S11 translates to MAQKKRGAKKKEKKVVPAGAAHIQATFNNTIVTITDPTGAAVAWASAGSMGFKGSRKGTLYAAQVTADAAAKKAADMGMRSVEVYVKGPGAGRESAIRALQGAGLEISVIKDVTPVPHNGCRPPKRRRV
- the rpsD gene encoding 30S ribosomal protein S4 — its product is MARYRGALCRVCRRELEKLYLKGDRCYTDKCSVERRRYPPGQHGQRRSKISDYGIQLREKQKVRHGYGLLMEKQFRRYFEEASRKKGVTGELLLQFLERRLDNMVYRMGFADNRRQARQLVRHGFVTVNGRRVDIPSFLLGAGDTVGMSEKGRKIPSVSESMEKAQHRGIPGWVALESEQFRARVERIPSRDEIPVTAQEQLIVELYSK